In Canis lupus dingo isolate Sandy chromosome 12, ASM325472v2, whole genome shotgun sequence, the following proteins share a genomic window:
- the LOC112658473 gene encoding uncharacterized protein LOC112658473 isoform X2 yields MSWMREGGRGRSGGSAGLAGDRSRSPRRPPFHILRRRRGRPPRRRFTRTRFRLRGTRVAQNKTRRFLPNKKIDAVGGVNRGFQFEVRHRMETLDIFSLIRDRSRSRRIQKRVLRLSGK; encoded by the exons ATGTCATGGATGCGGGAGGGGGGTCGGGGCCGCTCGGGCGGCTCGGCGGGATTGGCCGGGGATCGCTCGCGCTCGCCTAGGCGACCGCCATTTCACATCCTGCGGAGGAGGCGGGGGCGGCCGCCGAGACGGCGTTTTACGAG GACCCGTTTCCGCCTCCGTGGAACGAGAGTGGCACAGAACAAAACCCGAAGGTTTCTTCCCAACAAAAAGATTGACGCAGTGGGAGGCGTAAACCGTGGTTTCCAGTTCGAAGTACGGCACCGAATGGAGACTTTGGACATTTTCAGCCTAATTAGAGATCGGTCACGCTCACGTAGGATACAG